One segment of bacterium DNA contains the following:
- a CDS encoding glutathione S-transferase family protein, protein MDGELRLIGVGASPYTRKLRAALRFRRIPYRFVIFGSTEQKSLPERPLPLMPCLVFPGPDGEPSDPMSDTTPIFDRLEADFPERPLRPLDPALAFIDALIEDYGDEWLSKCMFHYRWAYAADTKKASAYMPYAQSMTMPVSVGQQFEKMVAERQISRIGVVGSNPTTAPVIEASWERFLHIFDAHLQNQPFLLGRRPGAGDFACFGQMTMLVITDPTPMQIALEISPRAYAWTESLEDLSGMEVSESDWLDLGQPPDTLRALLGEIGRVYAPFLLGNAAAIERGDESVECEVDGQPWVQVPFVYQAKCLRWLREHYGALPEKARESVDGVLAGTGCESLFV, encoded by the coding sequence GTGGACGGTGAACTCAGGCTGATCGGGGTGGGCGCGTCCCCGTATACGCGCAAGCTAAGGGCCGCATTGCGTTTTCGACGCATCCCCTATCGCTTCGTCATCTTCGGTAGCACCGAGCAAAAGAGTCTTCCGGAACGACCGCTGCCGCTCATGCCATGCCTGGTCTTCCCGGGTCCGGATGGGGAGCCCAGTGACCCGATGTCGGATACCACGCCGATCTTCGATCGACTCGAGGCCGACTTCCCGGAGCGTCCTTTGCGTCCCCTCGATCCCGCGCTGGCCTTCATCGATGCGCTCATCGAAGACTATGGAGACGAATGGCTTAGCAAGTGCATGTTCCACTATCGCTGGGCGTACGCTGCGGATACGAAGAAGGCTTCGGCCTATATGCCTTATGCCCAATCCATGACCATGCCCGTGTCGGTGGGGCAGCAGTTCGAGAAGATGGTTGCGGAACGACAGATTTCCCGCATCGGCGTCGTCGGCTCCAATCCCACGACAGCTCCGGTGATCGAAGCTAGTTGGGAGCGTTTCCTCCACATCTTCGATGCCCATCTCCAGAACCAACCCTTTCTGCTCGGTCGCCGCCCGGGCGCTGGAGACTTCGCCTGCTTTGGTCAGATGACGATGCTGGTCATCACCGATCCGACACCAATGCAGATCGCGCTCGAGATTTCCCCACGCGCCTACGCCTGGACCGAGAGTCTCGAGGATCTCTCCGGAATGGAGGTGAGCGAATCGGACTGGCTCGATCTGGGGCAGCCCCCCGATACGCTTCGCGCTCTGCTCGGTGAAATCGGGCGCGTGTACGCGCCGTTCCTGTTGGGCAATGCTGCGGCCATCGAGCGTGGGGACGAGAGCGTCGAGTGCGAGGTCGACGGCCAACCGTGGGTTCAAGTTCCATTCGTCTACCAGGCCAAATGCCTGCGCTGGCTGCGAGAACACTACGGCGCATTGCCCGAGAAGGCGCGCGAGTCCGTCGATGGAGTTCTGGCGGGTACCGGCTGCGAGTCGCTATTCGTGTAG
- a CDS encoding LemA family protein, which yields MRTVITLLIGLLLFSGCGIQSIPKSENQVEATVAEVTNQYKRRADLIPNLVKTVKGYASHEKETLEAVINARANATRASIDPSNSTPQQIQEFQQAQGGLSQALGRLMVIAERYPDLKADRNFRELQAQLEGTENRITIARQRHIEAIKQFNDLVTVPPTSWTNSMFYHHDKMAQWALDAAEQKAVEKAPEVDF from the coding sequence ATGCGCACAGTCATCACTCTTCTCATCGGCCTCTTGCTGTTTTCGGGCTGCGGGATCCAGTCGATTCCGAAATCCGAGAATCAGGTCGAAGCCACCGTTGCGGAGGTGACGAATCAGTACAAACGCCGCGCCGATCTGATTCCGAATCTGGTCAAGACTGTGAAGGGCTACGCCAGCCACGAGAAGGAAACCCTCGAGGCGGTGATCAACGCGCGGGCCAATGCAACTCGAGCGAGTATCGATCCCTCGAACTCGACGCCACAGCAGATCCAGGAGTTTCAACAGGCTCAGGGCGGATTGAGTCAGGCGCTGGGACGGTTGATGGTGATTGCCGAGCGTTATCCGGATCTGAAGGCCGACCGCAACTTCCGCGAGCTTCAGGCTCAGCTCGAGGGAACCGAAAACCGCATCACGATCGCGCGGCAGCGGCACATCGAGGCCATCAAGCAGTTCAACGACCTGGTCACCGTCCCGCCGACGAGTTGGACCAACAGCATGTTCTACCACCACGACAAGATGGCTCAATGGGCGCTTGATGCCGCGGAGCAGAAGGCGGTCGAGAAGGCCCCTGAGGTCGATTTCTAG
- a CDS encoding 2-oxoacid:acceptor oxidoreductase subunit alpha, which produces MAENERRRPPSPSAQAAETLAEHVVEIVSDSGEGAQKCGQSFATIAARMGNGIWTVEIIPAEIQPPARSVAGASGNRVRLGSGPITNGGDAADLVVAFNEQVLLGRIAANELGPGCIVLLESKWEEDRDPAIVASYKKVRDELLEGGYRVCEIPMEAECLNHVADARRGKNMFVLGLLCRIYSMELGLALEQVALTFAKKGDAVIAPNQRLVEAGWEWAEANLDIRFQIPATPATETQLVMNGNTALGLGVMASGMQVCAMYPITPATSASHYLSDVFQAVGGVVHQAEDEIAACTFAIGASYAGKCAVTITSGPGYSLKQEGIGLAVMAEIPLVVINVQRGGPSTGQPTKAEQGDLLSACFGSHGDDPKVVLAVSDIEDCFYSVIAARKIAETFNTVVVLLSDASLATGQQPFRRPDFDTHWLAPPVDQSPIAGDAMPYDWDLQTGLAQRIVPGQPGGVHCLTGLAHDRSSHIVYDPEKNQEGMRSRSLKLASLQKTLKTPPVVGDQEGELLIVGWGGTKGAIQEAVERVRADGHRVGSMHLRFIQPMASGIKDAMQRFGKVMTIENNWCDSLDDEMIDEENRRYSSLALLLRARCLVDIDCWGETKGQPLRPGSIEQVIRAKLS; this is translated from the coding sequence ATGGCTGAAAACGAGCGAAGGCGTCCGCCTTCTCCAAGTGCGCAAGCGGCCGAGACGCTTGCCGAACACGTCGTCGAGATCGTCAGCGATTCGGGTGAGGGCGCACAGAAATGCGGCCAGTCTTTTGCGACGATTGCCGCGCGCATGGGAAACGGCATCTGGACCGTCGAGATCATCCCGGCAGAGATCCAGCCGCCCGCGCGCAGCGTCGCCGGAGCCAGTGGTAACCGCGTCCGGTTGGGCTCCGGTCCCATCACTAACGGCGGAGATGCGGCCGATCTGGTGGTGGCGTTCAACGAACAGGTGCTACTGGGCCGAATCGCGGCCAACGAGCTTGGGCCGGGTTGCATCGTGCTGCTGGAAAGCAAGTGGGAAGAGGACCGGGATCCGGCGATCGTCGCCTCCTACAAGAAGGTTCGCGACGAACTCCTCGAAGGCGGGTATCGAGTCTGCGAGATTCCGATGGAAGCCGAGTGCCTCAACCACGTCGCCGACGCGCGGCGCGGCAAGAACATGTTCGTGCTCGGTCTGCTGTGCCGCATCTACAGCATGGAACTGGGGCTGGCTCTCGAGCAGGTGGCTCTCACCTTTGCAAAGAAGGGAGATGCGGTGATCGCTCCCAATCAGCGACTGGTGGAGGCTGGCTGGGAGTGGGCGGAGGCCAACCTCGACATCCGTTTCCAGATCCCTGCGACACCTGCGACCGAAACACAGCTTGTGATGAACGGGAATACCGCACTGGGGCTGGGTGTGATGGCTTCTGGCATGCAGGTCTGTGCCATGTATCCGATCACGCCCGCGACCTCGGCGTCCCACTATCTGAGTGACGTCTTTCAGGCTGTGGGAGGGGTCGTTCATCAGGCGGAGGACGAGATCGCCGCCTGCACGTTTGCGATCGGAGCCTCTTACGCGGGCAAGTGTGCCGTGACGATCACTTCCGGTCCCGGTTATTCGCTGAAACAGGAAGGCATTGGCCTGGCTGTGATGGCTGAGATCCCGCTGGTCGTGATCAATGTGCAGCGCGGGGGTCCCTCCACCGGCCAGCCAACAAAGGCCGAACAGGGCGATCTGCTCAGCGCTTGTTTCGGGAGCCATGGAGACGATCCAAAGGTCGTCCTTGCGGTCTCGGACATCGAGGATTGCTTCTATTCGGTGATCGCTGCACGCAAGATCGCCGAGACCTTCAACACTGTGGTCGTTCTGCTCTCCGACGCGAGCCTGGCGACCGGCCAGCAACCCTTTCGGCGTCCGGATTTCGACACGCATTGGCTGGCTCCACCGGTGGACCAGAGCCCGATCGCCGGCGACGCCATGCCGTACGACTGGGACCTCCAGACCGGATTGGCCCAGAGGATCGTCCCGGGACAACCCGGTGGTGTGCACTGCCTGACAGGACTGGCTCACGACCGCTCGAGTCACATCGTTTACGACCCGGAGAAGAACCAGGAGGGCATGCGCAGTCGCAGCCTGAAACTGGCTTCACTGCAGAAGACGCTCAAGACGCCTCCTGTCGTGGGTGACCAGGAAGGCGAGTTGCTGATCGTGGGTTGGGGTGGCACGAAGGGCGCGATCCAGGAAGCCGTCGAGCGAGTGCGCGCCGACGGGCATCGCGTGGGTTCCATGCATCTCAGGTTCATTCAGCCGATGGCCTCGGGTATCAAAGACGCGATGCAGCGCTTCGGAAAGGTGATGACGATCGAGAACAACTGGTGCGACAGCCTGGACGACGAGATGATCGACGAAGAAAACCGCCGCTACTCGAGCCTGGCGTTACTCCTGCGCGCTCGCTGCCTCGTCGACATCGATTGTTGGGGCGAGACGAAGGGCCAACCCCTGCGCCCGGGTAGCATCGAACAGGTCATCCGCGCGAAGTTGAGCTGA
- a CDS encoding 2-oxoglutarate oxidoreductase, whose protein sequence is MAILTAVQRLCRDEKLPREKIVFVSGIGCSSRFPHYMNAYGFHGLHGRALPVAEGIKMARPDLNVFVNTGDGDCCSIGAGHWIHAIRYNMNMTVMLHDNQVYGLTKKQASPTSPIGLKSNTTPRGSYLDAMDPLNITLAGANVSFVAQAPDWIPELLYEIIALGFRHRGFSFIRILQRCPEFVPTMLDPWMQDPDNLRLLDHEDGIRLSPNLARTYRNQEAHDPANIDRARELASGNDGVPIGILYRNESVPCYEDVLKPDGLMPPEIVGGRLEAEFDKYTVKPAE, encoded by the coding sequence ATGGCCATCCTTACGGCCGTGCAGCGCCTGTGTCGCGACGAAAAACTCCCCCGGGAGAAGATCGTCTTCGTATCGGGAATCGGCTGCTCGAGTCGCTTTCCTCATTACATGAACGCCTACGGTTTCCACGGTCTGCACGGTCGGGCACTGCCCGTGGCCGAGGGGATCAAGATGGCGCGGCCAGACCTGAATGTCTTCGTGAATACCGGTGATGGGGATTGCTGCAGCATCGGTGCCGGTCATTGGATTCACGCGATCCGCTACAACATGAACATGACCGTGATGCTCCACGACAATCAGGTCTACGGTCTTACGAAGAAGCAGGCCTCGCCGACTTCTCCAATTGGTCTCAAGAGCAACACGACCCCACGTGGTTCCTACCTGGACGCGATGGACCCGCTGAACATCACGCTCGCCGGAGCCAATGTTTCGTTCGTTGCCCAGGCGCCGGACTGGATTCCGGAACTTCTCTACGAGATCATCGCCCTCGGCTTTCGCCACCGGGGTTTCTCTTTCATTCGAATTCTGCAGCGCTGCCCGGAATTCGTGCCGACAATGCTGGATCCGTGGATGCAGGACCCGGACAATCTGCGTCTGCTCGACCACGAGGACGGCATACGACTCAGCCCCAATCTGGCGCGGACCTATCGCAATCAGGAGGCGCACGATCCGGCGAACATCGATCGGGCCCGTGAACTCGCCTCGGGAAACGATGGCGTACCGATCGGCATTCTGTACAGGAACGAGAGCGTGCCGTGTTACGAAGACGTTCTGAAACCCGATGGTCTGATGCCTCCGGAGATCGTCGGCGGGAGGCTCGAAGCGGAGTTCGACAAGTACACGGTCAAGCCGGCCGAGTGA
- a CDS encoding phytanoyl-CoA dioxygenase family protein, with protein MLGNDQREAFDRDGFILLEGFASSERRQRMHDEVVSLCRAAGKPGVWEGAILTGENNLVDRISENAEDGISKVFKLHRRGAFHEFINDPVLVDLLADLIGPKVDCFLSQFIFKNPGAWGQPWHQDSHYFPFDRKPQIGIWLAITEATLTNGCLSVVPGSHREPLHEHVPDRREGANFGYFEIVDHDMSDAAPVLIKPGDTLVFHSHLMHCSLDNVCDSAREAMVYHCAQSGTRDLSTMQAPVNDWMPLGD; from the coding sequence ATGCTTGGCAATGATCAGAGAGAAGCCTTCGATCGCGATGGTTTCATCTTGCTCGAGGGCTTTGCGTCTTCGGAGCGGCGCCAACGCATGCACGACGAAGTCGTCTCTCTGTGTCGGGCCGCCGGTAAACCGGGTGTCTGGGAAGGTGCGATTTTGACGGGGGAGAATAATCTCGTTGATCGCATTTCAGAAAACGCCGAAGACGGAATTTCCAAGGTTTTCAAACTGCATCGCCGTGGCGCATTTCACGAGTTCATCAACGATCCCGTACTCGTCGATCTCCTCGCGGACTTGATCGGCCCGAAGGTCGACTGCTTTCTCTCGCAGTTCATCTTCAAGAATCCCGGTGCATGGGGCCAGCCCTGGCATCAGGACTCACACTACTTTCCGTTCGATCGCAAGCCTCAGATTGGCATCTGGCTGGCGATCACGGAGGCGACCCTGACCAACGGTTGCCTGAGTGTCGTACCGGGTTCGCACCGGGAACCCTTGCACGAGCACGTGCCGGATCGCCGCGAAGGTGCCAATTTCGGCTACTTCGAAATCGTCGACCACGATATGTCGGATGCAGCGCCGGTCCTGATCAAGCCCGGTGATACCCTGGTGTTTCACAGCCATCTCATGCACTGCTCACTGGACAACGTGTGTGATTCGGCTCGCGAGGCGATGGTGTACCACTGCGCGCAGTCGGGAACCAGGGATCTCTCGACAATGCAGGCGCCGGTCAACGACTGGATGCCGCTCGGGGACTAG
- a CDS encoding alpha/beta fold hydrolase — protein MKIIRTPETCFEGLYQYDFEPNYAEVPDLDGGRLRVHYIEAGPKDAVPIVFIHGNPTWSYAWRNVVPTVAEAGYRAIAVDLVGLGRSDKPTEMSDYTVARHVEWIRSALIDALDLHDITLVLQDWGGIVGLRILAQHADRIARVCLSNSGMFLRDPATPIEPEDLEPKGPFAAFQKMVRETPNWEHWETVRMLTLSDLPQEVVDGYHAPYPEAKYLSGNRQFTQMLATTADNPQLPDNWEAWQEIQKFERPFVTIFTDQDQISATGYKAFVENVPGTRGQPHEIIKGGSHFFQEDVVEEFNRSLIAWLKSTD, from the coding sequence ATGAAGATCATTCGCACGCCGGAGACCTGCTTCGAAGGCCTGTACCAGTACGACTTCGAACCGAACTACGCGGAAGTTCCGGACCTCGATGGAGGGCGGCTTCGCGTGCACTACATCGAAGCCGGTCCGAAGGACGCCGTGCCGATCGTGTTCATCCACGGCAATCCGACCTGGTCCTATGCCTGGCGCAATGTCGTGCCGACAGTGGCCGAGGCCGGCTACCGGGCGATTGCTGTCGATCTCGTGGGCCTGGGCCGCTCGGACAAGCCGACGGAGATGAGCGACTACACGGTAGCTCGCCACGTCGAGTGGATTCGCTCCGCCCTGATCGACGCGTTGGACCTGCACGACATCACCCTGGTCTTGCAGGATTGGGGTGGCATCGTCGGCCTGCGCATCCTGGCCCAACACGCCGATCGAATCGCGCGAGTCTGTCTGTCGAATTCGGGAATGTTCCTTCGCGATCCCGCTACACCCATCGAGCCCGAAGATCTCGAACCGAAGGGGCCCTTCGCCGCATTCCAGAAGATGGTCCGCGAGACGCCTAACTGGGAACACTGGGAAACCGTGCGCATGCTGACGCTGTCGGACCTGCCCCAGGAGGTCGTGGACGGTTACCACGCTCCGTACCCGGAGGCGAAATACCTGTCCGGCAATCGCCAGTTCACGCAGATGCTCGCCACGACCGCGGACAACCCGCAACTTCCCGACAACTGGGAAGCCTGGCAGGAGATCCAGAAGTTCGAACGACCTTTCGTCACGATTTTCACCGACCAGGATCAGATTTCAGCGACCGGTTACAAGGCCTTCGTGGAAAACGTGCCGGGGACCCGGGGACAGCCGCATGAGATCATCAAGGGTGGCAGCCACTTCTTCCAGGAAGACGTCGTCGAAGAATTCAACCGCTCGCTAATCGCATGGCTGAAATCGACGGATTGA
- a CDS encoding TPM domain-containing protein → MESWRTSVATLAIALLIACGASAGEFKVPALRSAVTDQAGILSPATRQQLESALRQLQRVGGTQLAVLTLPDLAGLTMEQASIRVVDAWKLGTEQADNGVLLLVARDERKVRIEVGQGLEGTLTDAYSKRIIDEGIRPLFRQGDMDAGVTIGVYQIARLTNPEIDLRSHLQGQMVVQSRPMSRSQSLRKAIFMAIFMLILFTSRTGLLPLLFMGALGSGGGRGFGGGGGFGGGGGFSGGGGGFSGGGASGGW, encoded by the coding sequence ATGGAGTCCTGGCGGACGTCTGTTGCGACGCTCGCAATCGCCCTGTTGATTGCGTGCGGTGCGAGTGCCGGTGAATTCAAAGTTCCCGCGCTGCGGTCGGCCGTCACCGATCAGGCGGGAATTCTGTCTCCGGCCACCCGTCAGCAGCTCGAATCGGCGCTCCGTCAGCTTCAGCGCGTCGGTGGAACACAACTCGCGGTGTTGACGCTTCCCGATCTCGCCGGGCTCACGATGGAGCAGGCGTCGATTCGCGTGGTGGATGCGTGGAAGCTCGGCACCGAGCAGGCCGACAATGGTGTGCTCTTGCTGGTGGCCCGGGATGAGCGCAAGGTACGCATCGAGGTGGGGCAGGGGCTCGAGGGAACTCTGACCGACGCCTACTCCAAGCGCATCATCGACGAGGGAATCAGGCCGCTGTTCCGACAAGGGGACATGGATGCGGGCGTCACGATCGGCGTCTATCAGATTGCCCGCTTGACCAACCCGGAAATCGACCTGCGATCCCATCTACAAGGGCAGATGGTTGTGCAAAGCCGGCCCATGTCCCGTTCGCAGAGCCTGCGCAAAGCGATCTTCATGGCGATCTTCATGTTGATCCTCTTCACCAGCCGGACGGGCCTTCTCCCGCTCCTGTTCATGGGAGCGCTGGGCTCTGGCGGGGGCCGAGGCTTCGGGGGGGGCGGAGGCTTCGGCGGAGGCGGAGGCTTCTCCGGCGGCGGCGGCGGGTTCAGCGGTGGAGGAGCATCGGGCGGATGGTGA